In Deinococcus maricopensis DSM 21211, the sequence GTGGTTCACGCCCGCGCCCACCAGGATGCCGCCCACCGTCGGGTGGCTGCTCGTCACGAACGGGTACGTGCCGTAGTTCAGGTCCAGCAGCGTCGCCTGCGCCCCCTCGAACAGCACGTTGCGGCCCGCCGTGATCGCCGCGCGCAGCTGCGCGCCCGTGTCGTGCACGAACGGCACGAGGGCGTCGCGGATGGGCAGCAGGTACCCGAGCGCGTCACTCACCGTCGCCCAGCCCGCGTCGCGGGTGCTGTTCGGCTTGGCCTCCAGCAGGCGCTCCACGCGCTCACGCAGCACGCCCTCGTCCTGCAGGTCCCCGAAGCGGATGCCCACGCGCCGCGCCTTGTCCGCGTACGCCGGGCCGATCCCACGCCCGGTCGTGCCCACGAAGTCCTTGCGGCCGTCCACGTACTTGTGGTGCGGCAGCACCAGGTGCGCGCGGTCACTGATCCGCAGCTCCGGGTTCAGACCGCCGTCCAGCAGGTTCTGGCGTTCCGCGAGGAACTTCTCCGGGTCGATGACCATGCCGTCGCCCAGCACACTGACCGTGCCGTCATGCAGCACGCCGCTCGGCAGCAGGTTCAGCTTGAACGTCTGTCCCTTCGCGGTGACGGTATGGCCGGCGTTCGCGCCGCCCTGATACCGCACCACGAAGTCCGCACCCGGCGCGAGGAAATCCGTGATCTTCCCTTTGCCTTCATCGCCCCACTGCGCGCCAATAATCGCAATCCCCGGCATTCGTGCCTCCAGGCCGCGCGCAGGTCTCGTGCGCAAAAAAGCACGGCGCGCAGCACCGTGCCTCACTGTAACAAGAAGCAGCCGGGAAGAACGAACCGGCAACTAGACGCCCACGCAAAAGCGGAGGCGCCACGCGCCTCCGCTTCACTGCGCCGCTGTCAGAACAGCAGCTTGATGGGGGTCTGCAGTTCGCGCTCGACCGTGTCGAGCACGCGCGCCGCCTCGCCGGCACTCATGCCGGTGAGGGTCAGCGTCACGCCGTTCGCGTCGTGCGTGACCGTGAGGGCCGGACCGTCGAGGAACAGCACCTCGCCGTTCTCAAGGCTGCTGCCGTCAATGACAAGCAGGTCCGCGCCGACACCGGCGGTGCCCGCCGCGAACGCCTGCGCGTTCGCGCGGAAGTCACCGTGCAGGTCCGCCTGGATCGGCGTCACATCGTCGCCGGCCACGCGGGCAAGCGCGACCGTATGCCCGTCATGGCGGGTGGCGGCGCGCGCCACCAGCAGCGCGAGGGGCACGCGGCTGCCGAGCGCGTCGCTGAGGTGCGCAGCCGCTTCGGTCGCGGCGCCCGCCGCGAGGGTGCGGCGCAGCGTACCGCGGCGCGCCACGCGGGCGGTGCCGTGGCTGGCCGCCGGAACCGCTGCCGGCGCCGCGGCCACGCCCGCCAGGGCCGGCGTTTCCGTGGCGAAGGGCGCGCTCACGTTCGGCTCGCTGATCTCCTCGGCGGTGTCCGTGTCCGGGCGCAGCTGGTCCGCGACGAGCGGGGCACTTTCCGGCGTGTCCTGTGGGGCGGTGTCGGTGACGACCGGCTCGCCCAACGGCGCGGCGTCCACGTGGGCTTCCGCGGCAGGCGCGTGCACCGGCTCGATGGGCGCGGGCTCGGCGTGCGTGTACTGCTCCTCGGGCGCCTGCGGTTCGGCCACGACGGGCGCGACTTCCGGCAGGACGTGCACCGGCTCGGGTTGCACTTCGGCGGCGGCCGGCGTCGGCTCGGGCTGCGCGGGGGCCACTTCAGGCTGCGCGGCCACCGGGGTGGGCGCGGCGGGCTGCACCGGCTCCGGCGTCGGCGCGCTGGGGGTCGCCTCGGCAGCCGCGTCGTTGCGGCGGTACAGACGGGACAGGAACCCGCCCAGACCGAAGCCGCCACCTTGCTGCGGCGCGTCCGGCGCGGGCTGCTCCGGGGCGCTCGCGGCGGGCGCCGGGGCCGTGTCCTGCACGGGGGCGCTCGCGGCCGGGGTGGGTGCGGGCGTGCTCGGCGCGTCCCAGGCGGTGCTGGTCATGCGCGTGTCCGGCTGGTCCTGGAAGGTGTACGGCGCGGGCGCCGGCGCGTCGGCGAGCGGCGCGGCAGGAGCGTCCACGGGCATCATCGGCTCGGCGTCCACCGGCGCGCTGACCACCACGGTCGTGTCGGGCGCGCTCGCCGCAATCGGCTCGGCCTCGACGGGTTCGGTGTCGCCCTCGTCCAACTCGAAATCCATGCCCTCGTCGTCCAGGGACACCGGGGGGGCCTGCACCACGTCGTCACGGCCCGCAGGCGCGGCGGTCGCCGCAGGCGTCGGCGGGGTGGGCACGGTGCCCGCGCCGGATTTCACGAAGTCGGTGATGTCCGACTCCACGCCGGCCTGGCTGAGCGCCGCGACCGCCGCGTCCATGGACGGCATGGCCGCCATGTCGCCTTCCCAGTCGGGCGGCGGCAGGTCCACCGGAGTGGAGGGCGGCTCCTCTTCGCCGCTCATAACGCGGGTGAGGAAGTTGAGGATGTCCTGTTCGACGATCAGGCCACCGTCGCCGGTTCCCTCAATCTTCCGCCAATCGATGCCGTTCGCTTCAGCCAGAATCTTGGCCAGCGGCGCGATATTCTCCATGCAAACCCCTTTCGCGGCTCACATTGTAAAGCATGCCTACGCCGCTGTTCGTGACGTTTCTGTGTTTCGTGAGCTTCACGGAAAGACCCCCACCCATCCGGGGCGCGCATGCGCGACAATACAGTGGGGGGATTCACCCCGCGAGAGGTCCACTCTGATGCTGATGTTCGAAGAAATCCAGGCGCGCGGCCACGAGAGCGTCACGCTGCTGCACCACGCCCCCAGCGGCCTGCGCGCCGTGCTCGCCGTGCACTCCACCGTGCTCGGCCCTGCCATTGCCGGCTGCCGCCTGATGCCCTGCACCGAGGAACGCGCCGTGCGCGACGCCCTCGCCCTCAGCGAGTCCGTCACGCTCAAGGCCGCCCTCGCGGGCCTGAACTACGGCGGGGGCGCGTGCGTCATGCTCCCCCCGGAAGGCGGCGACATCGACGGGCACGCCCGCGAGGCGCTGTTCCGCGCGCTCGGCCGGCAGATCCGTTACCGCGGTGGCCGCGTCATCCTCACCGAGGACGTCGGCGTGACCGGCCGCGACATCGCCTTCGCCGCGCAGGAAACCGACAGCACCATGGGCATGCACACCGACACGCCCACCGTCACCGCGTACGGCGTGTACCGCGGCATCAAGGCCGCCGCGCGCGCCTACCTCGGCGGCGAGAGCATGCGCGGCGTGCGCGTCGCGCTGCTCGGCGCGGGCGCAGTCGGGCGCACCCTCGCGCAGCACCTGCACCGCGAGGGCGCGCGCCTCACCGTCGCAGACCTGATGTCTGAGCGCGCGCAGGCCCTCGCGGACGACCTCGGCGAGCGCGTCACCGTCGTGAGCGCCGCTGACATCTTCGACGTGCCGTGCGACGTATTCGCGCCGTGCGCGTTCGGGCACAGCATCAAAAGCGCCGACGTGCCCCGCTTGCAGTGCCGGGTGATCGCCGGCAGCGAACACCACCCGCTCAGCCACAACGGCGAGACGCTCGTGCGCGAAGCGGGCATCACATACATCCCGGACTTCGCCATCAACAGCGCCGGCCTGATGAGCGCCGCGCAGAACCTCAGCATCGAAACGGCGGCGGAACGCGTGTACGAGAGCGTCGCGCAGATCTGCGCGACCGCGCAGAAGTACGAGAAGCCGCCGCACGTCGTCGCCCGTAAACTCGCGCTGCGCCGCATCGAACTGATCGGCTCCATCAGCGGCCAGTACGCCGGCCAGTAACCCCATTCACCCCACCCACCTCCGGGCCGCGCGCCCGGAGGCCCTCAGGAGCGTGCAATCCATGAAACCCTTCGTGATCGGCGTCGCCGGCGGCAGCGGCAGCGGCAAGACCACCGTGACCCGCCGCGTGATCGAAACGGTCGGCGCGCACGGCGTCGCCGTGCTCAACCAGGACAACTACTACCGCGACCAGAGCGACATCCCCTTCGAGGCGCGCCTCGGCACGAACTACGACCACCCGGCCGCGTTCGACTGGGACCTGCTGCGCGACCACCTCGACGCGCTGCTCGCCGGCGTGCCCATCCAGATGCCCACCTACGACTTCACGAACCACACGCGCGCGCACGAAACCCAAAGTGTCCTGCCCGCCCCCGTCGTGGTCCTCGAAGGGTTCTTCGCGCTGTACGACACGGCCTCGCGCGAGCGCATGCACCTGAAGGTCTTCGTGGACGCCGACGCGGACGTCCGCTTCATCCGCCGCCTCATGCGCGACACGCAGGAACGTGGCCGCACCCCCGAAAGCGTCATCCACCAGTACCTGGAGTTCGTGCGCCCCATGCACCTGACGTTCGTGGAACCCACCAAACGCTACGCGGACGTGATCATCCAGCACGGCGGCATGAACGAGCCGGCGCTCGACATGCTCGCCGCGCGTATCCGCGCCACCATCGCCGACTGAGGCCGCGCGGCGTATGCCGAAGGCCGCATGCCCCTCCCACGTTTTCCTGACAGGATGAACACCGTGACCTCAGCCCCCACCGCACCCCACCG encodes:
- a CDS encoding adenylosuccinate synthase is translated as MPGIAIIGAQWGDEGKGKITDFLAPGADFVVRYQGGANAGHTVTAKGQTFKLNLLPSGVLHDGTVSVLGDGMVIDPEKFLAERQNLLDGGLNPELRISDRAHLVLPHHKYVDGRKDFVGTTGRGIGPAYADKARRVGIRFGDLQDEGVLRERVERLLEAKPNSTRDAGWATVSDALGYLLPIRDALVPFVHDTGAQLRAAITAGRNVLFEGAQATLLDLNYGTYPFVTSSHPTVGGILVGAGVNHKAVGKVYGVAKAFNTRVGHGPFVTEVFGDMETRLRGDGSKPWDEFGTTTGRARRVGWLDLALLKYAVDVNGLDGLVINKMDVVAGLETLPVCTAYGSEGQPLYREMPGWASTDGATSRDTLPKEAQAYLDLIEETVNCPVVIFSCGPAREQTYGAVDWS
- a CDS encoding E3 binding domain-containing protein, whose product is MENIAPLAKILAEANGIDWRKIEGTGDGGLIVEQDILNFLTRVMSGEEEPPSTPVDLPPPDWEGDMAAMPSMDAAVAALSQAGVESDITDFVKSGAGTVPTPPTPAATAAPAGRDDVVQAPPVSLDDEGMDFELDEGDTEPVEAEPIAASAPDTTVVVSAPVDAEPMMPVDAPAAPLADAPAPAPYTFQDQPDTRMTSTAWDAPSTPAPTPAASAPVQDTAPAPAASAPEQPAPDAPQQGGGFGLGGFLSRLYRRNDAAAEATPSAPTPEPVQPAAPTPVAAQPEVAPAQPEPTPAAAEVQPEPVHVLPEVAPVVAEPQAPEEQYTHAEPAPIEPVHAPAAEAHVDAAPLGEPVVTDTAPQDTPESAPLVADQLRPDTDTAEEISEPNVSAPFATETPALAGVAAAPAAVPAASHGTARVARRGTLRRTLAAGAATEAAAHLSDALGSRVPLALLVARAATRHDGHTVALARVAGDDVTPIQADLHGDFRANAQAFAAGTAGVGADLLVIDGSSLENGEVLFLDGPALTVTHDANGVTLTLTGMSAGEAARVLDTVERELQTPIKLLF
- a CDS encoding Glu/Leu/Phe/Val dehydrogenase family protein; this translates as MLMFEEIQARGHESVTLLHHAPSGLRAVLAVHSTVLGPAIAGCRLMPCTEERAVRDALALSESVTLKAALAGLNYGGGACVMLPPEGGDIDGHAREALFRALGRQIRYRGGRVILTEDVGVTGRDIAFAAQETDSTMGMHTDTPTVTAYGVYRGIKAAARAYLGGESMRGVRVALLGAGAVGRTLAQHLHREGARLTVADLMSERAQALADDLGERVTVVSAADIFDVPCDVFAPCAFGHSIKSADVPRLQCRVIAGSEHHPLSHNGETLVREAGITYIPDFAINSAGLMSAAQNLSIETAAERVYESVAQICATAQKYEKPPHVVARKLALRRIELIGSISGQYAGQ
- the udk gene encoding uridine kinase translates to MKPFVIGVAGGSGSGKTTVTRRVIETVGAHGVAVLNQDNYYRDQSDIPFEARLGTNYDHPAAFDWDLLRDHLDALLAGVPIQMPTYDFTNHTRAHETQSVLPAPVVVLEGFFALYDTASRERMHLKVFVDADADVRFIRRLMRDTQERGRTPESVIHQYLEFVRPMHLTFVEPTKRYADVIIQHGGMNEPALDMLAARIRATIAD